A genomic segment from Rhodospirillum centenum SW encodes:
- a CDS encoding glycine--tRNA ligase subunit alpha: MAATGDGRKPLSFQGLILTLQQFWSRQGCLILQPYDMEVGAGTFHPATTLRALGPDPWNAAYVQPSRRPKDGRYGENPNRLQHYYQFQVMMKPSPADIQDLYLESLRTIGIDPDLHDIRFVEDDWESPTLGAWGLGWEVWCDGMEVTQFTYFQQVGGIECDPVAAELTYGLERLCMYLQGVENVYDLAFNDHGVKYGDVFKRAEIEYSAHNFEYADTEMLFRHFQDAETECRALLEKGLALPAYDQCIKASHRFNLLDARGVISVVERQSYILRVREMARRCCEAWLADAYRTSRTKAA, encoded by the coding sequence ATGGCGGCCACCGGCGACGGCAGGAAACCCCTCAGTTTCCAGGGGCTCATCCTCACTCTTCAGCAGTTCTGGTCCCGCCAGGGCTGCCTGATCCTCCAGCCCTACGACATGGAAGTGGGGGCGGGGACCTTCCATCCGGCCACCACCCTGCGCGCGCTGGGTCCCGATCCCTGGAACGCGGCCTATGTGCAGCCCTCGCGCCGGCCGAAGGACGGCCGCTACGGCGAGAACCCGAACCGCCTGCAGCACTACTACCAGTTCCAGGTGATGATGAAGCCGTCGCCGGCGGACATCCAGGATCTCTACCTGGAGTCCCTGCGCACCATCGGCATCGACCCGGACCTGCACGACATCCGCTTCGTCGAGGATGACTGGGAAAGCCCGACGCTGGGCGCCTGGGGCCTCGGCTGGGAGGTCTGGTGCGACGGCATGGAGGTGACGCAGTTCACCTACTTCCAGCAGGTCGGCGGCATCGAGTGCGATCCCGTGGCGGCCGAGCTGACCTACGGGCTGGAGCGGCTGTGCATGTACCTCCAGGGCGTGGAGAACGTCTACGACCTCGCCTTCAACGACCACGGCGTGAAGTACGGCGACGTGTTCAAGCGGGCGGAGATCGAATACAGCGCCCATAACTTCGAATACGCCGACACGGAGATGCTGTTCCGCCACTTCCAGGATGCGGAGACGGAGTGCCGGGCGCTGCTGGAGAAGGGGCTGGCGCTGCCGGCCTATGACCAGTGCATCAAGGCCAGCCACCGCTTCAACCTGCTGGACGCGCGCGGCGTCATCTCCGTCGTCGAGCGCCAGAGCTACATCCTGCGTGTCCGCGAGATGGCCCGCCGCTGCTGCGAGGCATGGCTCGCGGACGCCTACCGCACGTCCCGGACGAAGGCCGCCTGA
- the ppdK gene encoding pyruvate, phosphate dikinase, with amino-acid sequence MSSKWVYSFGEGRAEGRAEMKNLLGGKGANLAEMSNLGLPVPPGFTITTEVCTWFYANGRSYPADLRAQVDAALAAVEAVVGMRFGDARNPLLVSVRSGARASMPGMMDTVLNLGLTDATVQGLADRSGDARFAYDSYRRFIQMYGNVVLGVEHHHFEEVLEEVKRERDYTFDTELKAEDWQAVIAGYKAVVDRTLGRPFPQDPVEQLWGAIGAVFGSWMNQRAITYRKLHDIPADWGTAVNVQAMVFGNMGDDCATGVAFTRNPSTGENRFYGEYLINAQGEDVVAGIRTPQHLTIAGKEANGSTLPSMEESMPEVFRQLDAVRLKLERHYRDMQDIEFTVQQSKLYMLQTRTGKRTAAAALKIAVDMAREGLIDERTAVLRIEPKSLDQLLHPTLDPKAKKQIIAKGLPASPGAASGKVVFTAEEAERLSELGESVILCRVETSPEDIHGMHAARGILTTRGGMTSHAAVVARGMGRACVAGAGELRIDYKRGTMLVRGVEVKAGDILTIDGSTGEVMLGEVPTIQPELSGDFALLMGWADRFRRMKVRTNAETPLDARTARKFGAEGIGLSRTEHMFFDADRIVAVRGMILADTEAGRRAALARIEPMQRQDFVELFKIMTGLPVTIRLLDPPLHEFLPASEAEMEEVAASTGTDLQKVQQRAHQLHEANPMLGHRGCRLGISYPEIYEMQARAIFEAAVVVFQETGETVTPEIMIPLVGTRKELDILKAVIDRVATEVSQRSNRPLDYLVGTMIELPRAALRAAEIARTAEFFSFGTNDLTQTTFGISRDDAASFLPDYQRTGIFEQDPFVTLDTDGVGELVQIAAERGRGARPGIKLGICGEHGGDPSSIYFCEKVGLDYVSCSPYRVPIARLAAAQAAILGEKAASEA; translated from the coding sequence ATGAGCAGCAAGTGGGTGTACAGCTTCGGCGAAGGCAGGGCCGAGGGCCGGGCGGAGATGAAGAACCTGCTCGGCGGCAAGGGCGCCAACCTGGCGGAGATGAGCAATCTCGGCCTGCCGGTCCCGCCGGGCTTCACCATCACGACCGAGGTCTGCACCTGGTTCTACGCCAACGGCCGCAGCTACCCGGCCGACCTGCGCGCCCAGGTGGACGCGGCCCTGGCGGCGGTGGAGGCGGTCGTCGGCATGCGCTTCGGCGATGCCCGGAACCCGCTGCTGGTCTCCGTCCGCTCCGGCGCCCGCGCCTCCATGCCGGGCATGATGGACACGGTGCTGAACCTGGGCCTGACGGATGCCACGGTGCAGGGGCTTGCCGACCGTTCCGGCGACGCCCGCTTCGCCTATGACAGCTACCGCCGCTTCATCCAGATGTACGGCAACGTCGTTCTGGGCGTGGAGCACCACCATTTCGAGGAGGTGCTGGAGGAGGTGAAGCGCGAGCGCGACTACACCTTCGACACCGAGCTGAAGGCAGAGGACTGGCAGGCCGTCATCGCCGGCTACAAGGCGGTGGTGGACCGCACCCTGGGCCGGCCCTTCCCGCAGGACCCGGTGGAGCAGCTCTGGGGTGCCATCGGCGCCGTCTTCGGAAGCTGGATGAACCAGCGCGCCATCACCTACCGCAAGCTGCACGACATTCCCGCCGACTGGGGCACGGCCGTCAACGTCCAGGCCATGGTGTTCGGCAACATGGGCGACGACTGCGCCACGGGCGTGGCCTTCACCCGCAATCCCTCGACGGGCGAGAACAGGTTCTACGGCGAGTACCTGATCAACGCCCAGGGCGAGGACGTGGTGGCCGGCATCCGCACGCCGCAGCACCTGACCATCGCCGGAAAGGAAGCCAACGGTTCCACGCTCCCCTCCATGGAGGAGAGCATGCCGGAGGTCTTCCGCCAGCTCGACGCGGTGCGCCTGAAGCTGGAGCGGCACTACCGCGACATGCAGGACATCGAGTTCACGGTGCAGCAGTCGAAGCTCTACATGCTGCAGACCCGCACCGGCAAGCGCACCGCCGCGGCGGCGCTGAAGATCGCCGTGGACATGGCGCGCGAGGGGCTGATCGACGAGCGCACGGCGGTGCTGCGGATCGAGCCGAAGTCGCTCGACCAGCTCCTGCACCCCACGCTCGACCCCAAGGCGAAGAAGCAGATCATCGCCAAGGGCCTGCCGGCCTCGCCGGGGGCCGCCTCGGGCAAGGTCGTCTTCACGGCGGAGGAGGCGGAGCGCCTCTCCGAACTGGGGGAGAGCGTCATCCTCTGCCGGGTGGAGACCTCGCCGGAGGACATCCACGGCATGCACGCCGCCCGCGGCATCCTCACCACCCGCGGCGGCATGACCAGCCACGCCGCCGTGGTGGCGCGCGGCATGGGCCGCGCCTGCGTCGCCGGGGCGGGGGAGCTGCGCATCGACTACAAGCGCGGCACCATGCTGGTGCGCGGGGTTGAGGTGAAGGCGGGCGACATCCTCACCATCGACGGCTCCACGGGCGAGGTGATGCTGGGCGAGGTGCCGACCATCCAGCCCGAGCTGTCCGGCGACTTCGCCCTGCTCATGGGCTGGGCCGACCGCTTCCGCCGGATGAAGGTGCGCACCAACGCGGAGACGCCGCTGGACGCCCGCACGGCGCGCAAGTTCGGGGCGGAGGGCATCGGCCTCTCCCGCACCGAGCACATGTTCTTCGACGCGGACCGCATCGTCGCCGTGCGCGGCATGATCCTGGCGGACACCGAGGCCGGCCGCCGCGCCGCACTCGCCCGGATCGAGCCGATGCAGCGCCAGGATTTCGTGGAGCTGTTCAAGATCATGACCGGCCTGCCGGTCACCATCCGTCTGCTCGACCCGCCGCTGCACGAATTCCTGCCGGCGTCGGAAGCGGAGATGGAGGAGGTGGCGGCTTCGACCGGCACCGACCTCCAGAAGGTGCAGCAGCGTGCGCACCAGCTCCATGAGGCGAACCCGATGCTGGGCCATCGCGGCTGCCGTCTCGGCATCTCCTATCCGGAGATCTACGAGATGCAGGCCCGCGCCATCTTCGAGGCGGCGGTGGTGGTCTTCCAGGAGACGGGCGAGACCGTGACGCCCGAGATCATGATCCCGCTGGTCGGCACCCGGAAGGAGCTGGACATCCTCAAGGCCGTGATCGACCGCGTGGCGACGGAGGTGTCGCAGCGCAGCAACCGGCCGCTGGACTATCTGGTCGGCACCATGATCGAGCTGCCCCGCGCCGCCCTGCGCGCGGCGGAGATCGCGCGCACGGCCGAATTCTTCAGCTTCGGCACCAACGACCTGACCCAGACCACCTTCGGCATCAGCCGCGACGACGCGGCCTCCTTCCTGCCCGACTACCAGCGCACCGGCATCTTCGAGCAGGACCCGTTCGTGACCCTGGACACCGACGGCGTTGGCGAACTGGTGCAGATCGCCGCCGAGCGGGGCCGTGGTGCCCGCCCCGGCATCAAGCTCGGCATCTGCGGCGAGCATGGCGGCGACCCGTCGTCCATCTACTTCTGTGAGAAGGTCGGGCTCGACTACGTGTCCTGTTCGCCCTACCGCGTGCCCATCGCCCGCCTTGCCGCCGCCCAGGCCGCGATCCTGGGGGAGAAGGCGGCCAGCGAGGCCTGA
- a CDS encoding HAMP domain-containing protein, translating into MPLIRAGWTVRGLSAALALAAVLGGGGILAAGAFNLARFGQVSASLAALPADTAAKEASLESFRERLGQSGFLQSLWLYQSSRAAEPRAAMDAALDSAERDLRAFESRRLDASETALARDLRKLLEGYRQALAAGPEALAGPAGTLLALRHAELADRIAAFHGEREAEAAARLTPLAMQGFWLGLAAAAVAVLLALALLLLLRVRVLAPLAELRRSVEALSRGDWRGGLWGTERTDEFGALARSLEGFRRQVADLPDISVLTEEGRVRLKFDGGAGDLFQAVQDRLRDAGTALAASGTEAEQTLARMKDELEVALAQVQSLCAAVARSAGDSNREIRQSGDLLAQAAAQVRAFDARGPGGGLDGLVDNLRRNAERLAETLADTGQEVGHTLRDLTGSAADIRDSSEQARTATRTLSETIADVQTKMLAAVKVMRAAGELLTGTAGTAGADVGRIVAAVGDAEHALAAALAEATSRLDGAMGAATRRLDGVMEDAAQRLDLALDGATGRLDGALDAATRRMDDATGQIARTAGLLEERGRSNGDRMDAAIEELNTAARTVEQSARVQEDRLAPVVDRIGRIEDALGATAAELASRTGLLSKAVAEIHGLADGLAGEMERRRAEPVQAQLAEQVLDRLHETTALLTQRAEAAGGTAERLSRMLADGLDTVTLRLRDAAAELHQQSRAVATEAAAATTALETSLTAALARQEATTESLRGVADGLAPLAGLPGRSDAATAALAALAGDLGTRLAGLERVAAALGETTATLQALAERSDTAGAERAAAERAAAEAAEAAAADAAEKAAAAEAAAAAATATQAATRELGLRLAEIADQLRATATGMQGTSGLAGTAGLPGAGAAAAPRAALLPEPAAD; encoded by the coding sequence ATGCCGCTGATCCGGGCAGGATGGACGGTGCGCGGGCTGAGCGCGGCGCTGGCGCTGGCCGCCGTGCTGGGCGGCGGCGGGATTCTGGCGGCAGGCGCCTTCAATCTGGCCCGGTTCGGGCAGGTGTCGGCCAGCCTTGCGGCACTGCCCGCCGATACCGCGGCCAAGGAGGCCAGCCTGGAGTCGTTCCGCGAGCGGCTGGGGCAGAGCGGCTTCCTCCAGAGCCTGTGGCTCTACCAGAGCAGCCGCGCCGCGGAACCCCGCGCCGCCATGGACGCGGCCCTGGACTCGGCCGAGCGCGACCTGCGCGCCTTCGAGTCCCGCCGTCTGGATGCCTCCGAAACCGCGCTGGCCCGCGATCTGCGCAAGCTGCTGGAGGGCTACCGGCAGGCCCTGGCCGCCGGCCCCGAGGCGCTGGCCGGCCCCGCCGGCACGCTGCTGGCCCTGCGCCATGCCGAACTGGCCGACCGCATCGCCGCCTTCCACGGTGAGCGCGAGGCCGAGGCCGCGGCCCGGCTGACCCCGCTGGCGATGCAGGGCTTCTGGCTGGGGTTGGCGGCGGCCGCGGTGGCGGTGCTGCTGGCGCTCGCGCTGCTGCTGCTGCTGCGGGTGCGGGTGCTGGCGCCGCTGGCGGAACTGCGCCGGTCGGTGGAGGCTCTGTCCCGCGGCGACTGGCGCGGTGGCCTGTGGGGCACGGAGCGGACGGACGAGTTCGGCGCGCTGGCCCGGAGCCTGGAGGGGTTCCGCCGGCAGGTGGCGGACCTGCCCGACATCTCCGTCCTGACGGAGGAGGGCCGGGTCCGGCTGAAGTTCGACGGCGGGGCCGGTGATCTGTTCCAGGCCGTGCAGGACCGCCTGCGCGACGCCGGCACGGCCCTGGCCGCCAGCGGCACGGAGGCCGAACAGACCCTGGCCCGGATGAAGGACGAGCTGGAGGTGGCGCTGGCCCAGGTGCAGAGCCTGTGCGCCGCCGTCGCCCGCAGCGCCGGCGACAGCAACCGCGAGATCAGACAGTCGGGCGACCTGCTGGCCCAGGCCGCCGCCCAGGTCCGCGCCTTCGACGCCCGCGGTCCCGGCGGCGGGCTGGACGGGCTGGTGGACAATCTCCGCCGCAACGCCGAGCGGCTGGCCGAGACCCTGGCCGATACCGGGCAGGAGGTCGGGCACACCCTGCGCGACCTGACCGGCAGCGCCGCGGACATCCGCGACAGCTCCGAGCAGGCCCGCACCGCCACCCGCACCCTGTCCGAGACCATCGCCGACGTGCAGACGAAGATGCTGGCGGCCGTCAAGGTCATGCGGGCGGCGGGAGAGCTTCTCACCGGCACGGCCGGCACCGCCGGCGCGGATGTCGGCCGCATCGTGGCCGCCGTGGGCGACGCCGAGCACGCCCTGGCCGCCGCCCTGGCGGAGGCGACCAGCCGGCTGGACGGGGCCATGGGTGCGGCCACCCGGCGGCTGGACGGCGTCATGGAGGACGCGGCCCAGCGCCTGGATCTGGCCCTGGACGGCGCGACGGGCCGGCTGGACGGGGCGCTGGACGCCGCCACCCGGCGCATGGACGACGCCACCGGACAGATCGCCCGCACCGCCGGCCTCCTGGAGGAGCGCGGCCGCAGCAACGGCGACCGCATGGACGCGGCCATCGAGGAGCTGAACACGGCCGCGCGGACGGTGGAGCAGTCGGCCCGGGTGCAGGAGGACCGGCTGGCCCCGGTGGTGGACCGGATCGGCCGGATCGAGGATGCGCTGGGCGCCACCGCGGCCGAACTGGCGTCGCGCACCGGGCTGCTGTCCAAGGCGGTGGCGGAGATCCACGGGCTGGCGGACGGGCTGGCCGGGGAAATGGAGCGCCGCCGCGCCGAGCCGGTGCAGGCCCAGCTCGCCGAGCAGGTGCTGGACCGGCTGCACGAGACGACGGCGCTCCTGACCCAGCGGGCGGAGGCGGCCGGCGGTACGGCGGAGCGGCTGAGCCGGATGCTGGCCGACGGGCTGGACACGGTGACCCTGCGCCTGCGCGACGCCGCGGCCGAGCTGCACCAGCAGAGCCGCGCCGTGGCGACGGAAGCCGCCGCCGCGACCACCGCCCTGGAGACGAGCCTGACGGCGGCGCTGGCCCGACAGGAAGCCACGACGGAGAGCCTGCGCGGCGTCGCCGACGGGCTGGCCCCGCTGGCCGGACTGCCCGGACGGAGCGACGCCGCCACCGCCGCCCTGGCGGCCCTGGCCGGGGACCTGGGCACCCGGCTGGCCGGGCTGGAGCGGGTGGCTGCCGCCCTGGGCGAGACGACGGCGACCCTGCAGGCGCTGGCCGAGCGCAGCGACACGGCCGGGGCGGAGCGCGCCGCGGCCGAGCGCGCCGCCGCCGAAGCGGCCGAGGCGGCCGCGGCCGACGCGGCGGAGAAGGCCGCCGCCGCGGAAGCCGCCGCCGCCGCGGCCACCGCGACCCAGGCGGCAACCCGCGAACTGGGCCTGCGGCTGGCGGAGATCGCCGATCAGCTCCGCGCCACGGCGACCGGGATGCAGGGGACGAGCGGCCTGGCGGGGACGGCCGGCCTGCCGGGAGCGGGCGCTGCCGCGGCCCCCCGTGCAGCCCTTCTGCCGGAACCGGCGGCGGACTGA
- a CDS encoding PRC-barrel domain-containing protein, whose product MRKELIGAASAAALLVCGTAWAQGTATQSDRTTTQSTTQGSTAPGAMGQGTTSTSPGMTSPSTQGTTAQGTTSGSTMGSAGSTAGSATADRTSAEKLMGKTVVDASGEELGEVKDVVMDANTGEARQIVISSGGFLGIGAKDIAVPFQQAQIQQGSEELTVSGLTRNQVEQLPEFEYDDNTVSLSRDRGQSETNTTTTTTRSGSGQ is encoded by the coding sequence ATGCGTAAGGAACTGATCGGCGCCGCTTCGGCCGCCGCGCTGCTGGTTTGTGGCACCGCCTGGGCGCAGGGCACCGCGACCCAGTCCGACCGGACCACCACCCAGAGCACGACCCAGGGGTCCACCGCGCCGGGCGCCATGGGTCAGGGCACGACCTCGACCTCGCCGGGCATGACCTCTCCCTCGACGCAGGGCACCACGGCCCAGGGCACCACGTCCGGCAGCACCATGGGCAGCGCCGGCTCCACGGCGGGCAGCGCGACCGCCGACCGCACCTCGGCCGAGAAGCTGATGGGCAAGACCGTCGTGGACGCCTCCGGCGAGGAGCTGGGCGAGGTGAAGGACGTCGTCATGGACGCCAACACCGGCGAGGCCCGGCAGATCGTCATCTCCAGCGGCGGCTTCCTGGGCATCGGCGCCAAGGACATCGCCGTGCCGTTCCAGCAGGCCCAGATCCAGCAGGGCAGCGAGGAGCTCACCGTCAGCGGCCTGACCCGCAACCAGGTCGAGCAGCTGCCGGAGTTCGAGTATGACGATAACACCGTCTCCCTGAGCCGCGACCGCGGCCAGAGCGAGACGAACACCACCACGACCACCACCCGCTCGGGCAGCGGTCAGTAA
- a CDS encoding M20/M25/M40 family metallo-hydrolase, giving the protein MATARQVLAAVLGTVFLGGAMAGGALAQQPAPPAPAPQAPAAVEPASIPESAIAIARQLQQKALTDPTSYALVESLTTRVGPRLPGTPGDRAAVAWAVQAMKDIGLKNVRTEEVPVVGWLRGGEKAEVLAPAPQPLVVTALGYSAATPPGGITAEIVQFDSFADLRAALPGSLEGKIAFISGRTVRTQDGAGYGAAVVARSRGPAEAAKKGAVGLIIRSIGTESHRLAHTGMVSIEGGLPPLPAAAVSNPDADQLERLLKLGPVRIRLELTPTLPGQVTSHNVIGEIPGREAPEEIVLLGAHLDSWDLGTGAIDDGAGVGIVMGAAKLIGELPQKPRRTLRIVLFAAEEVGLVGAKAYAEAHKAELANHVVGTEADFGAGPVYRFATFFSPEAKAAGEAIQAALAPIGVLPGPNNASGGPDMGPLRRLGVPVVSLAQDGSDYFDVHHTPDDTLDKVDPKKLAQSTAAFATFGWLAAEGRGSFRPTPLQPE; this is encoded by the coding sequence ATGGCGACAGCGCGGCAGGTCTTGGCGGCGGTCCTGGGGACCGTCTTTCTCGGGGGAGCGATGGCGGGCGGTGCGCTCGCCCAGCAGCCGGCGCCCCCCGCCCCGGCGCCCCAGGCCCCGGCGGCGGTCGAACCCGCCAGCATTCCGGAGTCGGCCATCGCCATCGCCCGTCAGCTTCAGCAGAAGGCGCTGACCGATCCGACCTCCTATGCGCTCGTCGAATCGCTGACCACCCGGGTCGGTCCCCGCCTGCCCGGCACGCCGGGCGACCGTGCGGCCGTGGCCTGGGCGGTGCAGGCCATGAAGGACATCGGCCTGAAGAACGTCCGCACCGAGGAGGTGCCGGTGGTCGGCTGGCTGCGCGGCGGGGAGAAGGCGGAGGTGCTGGCGCCCGCGCCGCAGCCGCTGGTCGTCACCGCCCTGGGCTACAGCGCGGCGACCCCGCCGGGCGGCATCACGGCGGAGATCGTGCAGTTCGACAGTTTCGCCGATCTGCGCGCAGCCCTGCCGGGCAGCCTGGAGGGCAAGATCGCCTTCATCTCCGGCCGCACCGTCCGTACCCAGGACGGGGCGGGCTATGGCGCCGCCGTCGTGGCGCGCTCGCGCGGGCCGGCGGAAGCCGCGAAGAAGGGGGCGGTCGGCCTCATCATCCGCTCGATCGGCACGGAGTCGCACCGGCTGGCCCATACCGGCATGGTCAGCATCGAGGGCGGGCTGCCGCCGCTGCCGGCGGCGGCCGTCTCCAACCCCGACGCCGACCAGCTCGAACGGCTGCTGAAGCTGGGGCCGGTCCGCATCCGGCTGGAGCTGACGCCGACCCTGCCGGGGCAGGTGACCAGCCACAACGTGATCGGGGAGATCCCGGGCCGCGAGGCGCCGGAGGAGATCGTCCTGCTCGGCGCGCATCTGGACAGTTGGGATCTCGGCACCGGCGCCATCGACGACGGGGCCGGCGTCGGCATCGTCATGGGGGCGGCCAAGCTGATCGGGGAGCTGCCGCAGAAGCCGCGCCGCACCCTGCGCATCGTCCTGTTCGCGGCGGAGGAGGTCGGGCTGGTCGGCGCCAAGGCCTATGCCGAGGCGCACAAGGCCGAGCTGGCGAACCATGTCGTCGGCACGGAGGCCGATTTCGGCGCCGGCCCGGTCTACCGCTTCGCCACCTTCTTCTCCCCGGAAGCCAAGGCCGCGGGGGAGGCGATCCAGGCGGCGCTGGCGCCGATCGGCGTGCTGCCCGGCCCGAACAACGCCTCGGGCGGGCCGGACATGGGGCCGTTGCGCCGGCTGGGCGTGCCGGTGGTCAGCCTCGCCCAGGACGGTTCGGACTATTTCGACGTCCACCACACGCCCGACGACACGCTGGACAAGGTGGACCCGAAGAAGCTGGCACAGAGCACGGCCGCCTTCGCCACCTTCGGCTGGCTGGCGGCGGAAGGTCGCGGCAGCTTCCGGCCGACGCCGCTGCAGCCGGAATAA
- the glyS gene encoding glycine--tRNA ligase subunit beta, with the protein MAELLIELFMEEIPARMQVRAGEDFRRLVTDRLAAAGIQFQRAEVHTTPRRIALVVEGIPARQADVREERKGPRVGSPEQALQGFLRAAGLTDISQAEQRDTGKGVFYFAVIEKPGGATIDALPALIDGAIRDLPWPKSMRWGTNQFRWVRPLHGILALFDGQVVPGGLTIGTAEPPPETSEGNACLAGEATARVIRYGNETKGHRFLSPDTLTVTSFEDYKAKLRGAHVILDREERKQLILAGARAAAEAEGLVLKDDPGLLEEVAGLVEWPVVLVGGIDEQFMDVPAEVLTTSMRTHQRYFALETTQGKLAPRFVVVANRPTVDGGAAVVAGNERVLRARLSDAKFFWDQDLATPLETRRQALADIKFHEKLGTMLERAERIEALAVEIARTLGLDTGALERVRIAARLCKADLVTGVVGEFPEVQGILGGHVARAQDLPADVADAIADHYRPLGPSDRVPADPVAVAVALADKIDTLVAFFAIDEKPTGSRDPFALRRAALGVIRLIVENGLRASLLPLFGRAAVAVPAAAGETVGGDLLSFFADRLKVALKEKGVRHDLIDAVFGLGGQDDLVLLLKRVDALAGFVASEDGANLLVAYRRAANILRIEEKKDGVSYSGGGIDAGRLEQAEERALAAALDATAADLAPLLAAEDFTGAMRLLSALRGPVDAFFDKVTVNAPDAVLRANRLRLLARIRDTLNGVADFSRIEG; encoded by the coding sequence ATGGCCGAGCTGCTGATCGAACTCTTCATGGAGGAAATCCCCGCCCGCATGCAGGTGCGTGCCGGGGAGGACTTCAGGCGCCTTGTCACCGACCGGCTGGCCGCCGCCGGCATCCAGTTCCAGCGGGCCGAGGTCCACACCACGCCGCGCCGCATCGCGCTGGTGGTGGAGGGCATCCCCGCCCGGCAGGCCGATGTGCGGGAGGAACGCAAGGGTCCCCGTGTCGGCAGCCCCGAGCAGGCCCTTCAGGGCTTCCTCCGCGCCGCCGGCCTGACGGACATTTCGCAGGCGGAACAACGCGACACCGGCAAGGGCGTGTTCTACTTCGCGGTGATCGAGAAGCCGGGCGGGGCCACCATCGACGCGCTGCCGGCCCTGATCGACGGCGCCATCCGGGACTTGCCCTGGCCGAAATCCATGCGCTGGGGAACCAACCAGTTCCGCTGGGTGCGCCCCCTGCACGGCATCCTCGCGCTGTTCGACGGGCAGGTGGTGCCGGGCGGGCTCACCATCGGCACGGCGGAACCGCCGCCGGAGACCTCGGAGGGCAACGCCTGCCTTGCGGGGGAGGCGACGGCGAGGGTCATCCGTTACGGCAACGAAACGAAGGGGCACCGCTTCCTGTCGCCGGACACGCTGACCGTCACCTCGTTCGAGGACTACAAGGCGAAGCTGCGCGGCGCCCATGTCATCCTGGACCGGGAGGAGCGCAAGCAGCTCATCCTGGCCGGCGCCCGCGCCGCGGCGGAGGCCGAGGGGCTGGTGCTGAAGGACGATCCGGGCCTGCTGGAAGAGGTGGCGGGTCTGGTCGAATGGCCGGTCGTCCTGGTCGGCGGCATCGACGAACAGTTCATGGACGTGCCGGCGGAGGTGCTGACCACCTCCATGCGCACCCACCAGCGTTATTTCGCTCTCGAAACGACCCAGGGAAAGCTTGCCCCGCGCTTCGTCGTCGTGGCGAACCGGCCGACCGTGGACGGCGGTGCCGCCGTCGTCGCGGGCAATGAGCGGGTGCTGCGCGCGCGTCTCTCCGACGCCAAGTTCTTCTGGGACCAGGACCTCGCCACCCCGCTGGAGACGCGGCGGCAGGCGCTGGCCGACATCAAGTTCCACGAGAAGCTCGGCACCATGCTGGAGCGGGCGGAGCGGATCGAGGCCCTGGCGGTGGAGATCGCCCGCACCCTCGGCCTCGACACCGGCGCGCTGGAGCGGGTCCGCATCGCCGCGCGGCTGTGCAAGGCCGACCTCGTGACCGGCGTGGTGGGCGAGTTCCCGGAGGTGCAGGGCATCCTCGGCGGCCATGTCGCCCGCGCCCAGGATCTGCCGGCGGACGTGGCCGACGCCATCGCCGACCATTACCGGCCGCTCGGCCCCTCCGACCGGGTGCCCGCCGATCCGGTGGCCGTGGCCGTGGCGCTGGCCGACAAGATCGACACCCTGGTCGCCTTCTTCGCCATCGACGAGAAGCCGACCGGCAGCCGCGACCCCTTCGCGCTGCGCCGCGCCGCCCTGGGGGTGATCCGGCTGATCGTGGAGAACGGGCTGCGCGCCAGCCTGCTGCCCCTGTTCGGCAGGGCCGCCGTCGCCGTTCCCGCGGCGGCCGGGGAGACCGTCGGCGGCGACCTCCTCTCCTTCTTCGCCGACCGCCTCAAGGTGGCGCTGAAGGAGAAGGGCGTCCGGCACGATCTGATCGACGCGGTGTTCGGGCTGGGCGGGCAGGACGATCTGGTGCTGCTGCTGAAGCGGGTGGACGCGCTGGCCGGCTTCGTGGCGTCGGAGGACGGGGCGAACCTGCTGGTCGCCTACCGCCGCGCCGCCAACATCCTGCGCATCGAAGAAAAGAAGGACGGGGTCAGCTACAGCGGCGGCGGCATCGACGCCGGCCGGCTGGAGCAGGCGGAGGAGCGCGCGCTGGCCGCGGCGCTGGACGCCACCGCCGCCGATCTGGCGCCGCTGCTGGCGGCGGAGGACTTCACGGGCGCCATGCGCCTGCTGTCCGCCCTGCGCGGGCCGGTGGACGCCTTCTTCGACAAGGTCACGGTGAACGCGCCGGACGCCGTCCTGCGCGCCAACCGCCTGCGCCTGCTCGCCCGCATCCGCGATACCCTGAACGGCGTCGCGGACTTCTCCCGGATCGAGGGCTGA